The following proteins come from a genomic window of Microbacterium lemovicicum:
- a CDS encoding fumarylacetoacetate hydrolase family protein — translation MKIARFSHRDSIRYGILDDGEFVVLAGDPLFAGFDTTGERVPVGDAVLLAPVIPRSKVVCVGKNYRDHAAEMGGEAPAEPLLFLKPNTAVIGPGDTIVRPRQSSQTDLEGELAVVIGSIAKDVAAERAHEVIFGYTIANDVTARDLQRSDGQWARAKGFDTFCPLGPVIETEFDPSSGAIESRVNGEVRQRGDLSEMVHTVADIIAYASAAFTLLPGDVVLTGTPAGVGPFTAGDVVEVEIAGLGTLRNTVRDA, via the coding sequence GTGAAGATCGCACGCTTCAGTCACCGGGACAGCATCCGCTACGGCATCCTCGACGACGGCGAGTTCGTCGTCCTCGCAGGCGATCCGCTCTTCGCGGGGTTCGACACGACGGGCGAGCGCGTGCCCGTCGGCGACGCCGTGCTGCTCGCGCCCGTGATTCCGCGGTCGAAGGTGGTGTGCGTCGGCAAGAACTACCGCGACCACGCCGCCGAGATGGGGGGAGAGGCTCCGGCCGAGCCCCTGCTCTTCCTCAAGCCGAACACCGCGGTGATCGGGCCGGGCGACACCATCGTCCGCCCCCGGCAGAGTTCGCAGACCGATCTCGAGGGCGAGCTGGCCGTGGTCATCGGCTCCATCGCGAAGGACGTCGCCGCCGAGCGCGCGCACGAGGTGATCTTCGGCTACACGATCGCCAACGACGTCACCGCCCGCGACCTGCAGCGCAGCGACGGCCAGTGGGCGCGGGCGAAGGGCTTCGACACGTTCTGCCCGCTCGGTCCCGTCATCGAGACGGAGTTCGACCCGTCGTCGGGGGCCATCGAGTCGCGCGTGAACGGCGAGGTGCGCCAGCGCGGCGACCTGTCGGAGATGGTCCACACCGTCGCCGACATCATCGCCTACGCCTCCGCCGCCTTCACCCTCCTGCCCGGCGACGTCGTGCTCACCGGCACGCCCGCGGGCGTCGGCCCGTTCACGGCCGGCGACGTGGTCGAGGTGGAGATCGCCGGGCTCGGAACGCTCCGCAACACGGTCCGCGACGCCTGA